Proteins encoded together in one Terriglobales bacterium window:
- a CDS encoding sugar phosphate nucleotidyltransferase: MKAMVLAAGLGTRLRPLTEERPKALVTVGGRTLLELTLLRLRSAGVTEVIVNVHHFAEAVADFLKKNRGSGMRIELSREDALLDTGGGLKQAAWFFAGETEPFLLHNVDILTNIDLRRMAEAHGKSGALATLAVQQRESARVLLFDEQGGLCGRSKARDEQPEMARPCAQPQAMAFCGIHVISPRLLGMWQEDGVFSIIDAYLRLARAGEKIAAFPADEYAWRDVGRKEDLAQAEQELKEKPELLP; this comes from the coding sequence ATGAAGGCGATGGTGCTGGCGGCGGGGCTGGGGACGCGGCTGCGTCCGCTGACCGAAGAGCGCCCGAAGGCGCTGGTCACCGTCGGCGGGCGGACGCTACTCGAGCTCACGCTGCTGCGGCTGCGCAGCGCCGGCGTGACCGAGGTGATCGTGAACGTCCACCACTTTGCCGAGGCGGTCGCCGATTTCCTGAAGAAGAATCGCGGATCCGGGATGCGGATCGAGCTCTCGCGCGAAGACGCGCTGCTCGATACCGGCGGCGGGCTGAAGCAGGCCGCGTGGTTCTTCGCGGGCGAGACGGAGCCGTTCCTGCTGCACAACGTAGACATCCTCACCAACATCGACCTGCGCCGCATGGCGGAGGCGCACGGCAAGAGCGGCGCGCTGGCGACGCTGGCGGTGCAGCAACGCGAAAGCGCGCGCGTGCTGCTGTTCGACGAGCAGGGCGGGTTGTGCGGGCGGAGCAAGGCGCGCGACGAGCAGCCGGAGATGGCGCGGCCGTGCGCGCAGCCGCAGGCGATGGCGTTCTGCGGCATCCACGTGATCTCACCGCGGCTGCTCGGGATGTGGCAGGAAGACGGCGTGTTCTCGATCATCGACGCGTACCTGCGGCTGGCGCGGGCGGGCGAGAAGATCGCGGCGTTCCCCGCGGACGAGTACGCGTGGCGCGACGTCGGCAGGAAAGAAGACCTGGCACAGGCGGAGCAGGAGTTGAAAGAGAAGCCAGAGCTGCTGCCCTAG